A region of Ictidomys tridecemlineatus isolate mIctTri1 chromosome 4, mIctTri1.hap1, whole genome shotgun sequence DNA encodes the following proteins:
- the LOC144376741 gene encoding olfactory receptor 5T1-like translates to MSGIPSNMDLSRNQFNNATEVTMLILLGFTDDFYLQVFLFLLFLGIYLFTLIGNLGLVVLVIEDSRLHNPMYYFLSVLSFLDACYSTVVTPNMLVNFLAKKKSISLFGCETQMFLFVTFGTTECFLLAAMAYDRYVAIYNPLLYSVSMSPRVYVPLIIASYVGGLSHATIHTVATFRLSFCGSNEIRHVFCDIPPLLAISCSDTHTNQLLLFYFVGSIEIVTILIVLVSYGFILLAILKMHSAEGRRKVFSTCGSHLTGVSIYHGTILFMYVRPSSSYALDHDMIVSTFYTIVIPMLNPIIYSLRNKDVKEAVKKLFERNLFKNKVHFKK, encoded by the coding sequence ATGTCAGGGATACCATCAAATATGGATTTATCCAGGAATCAGTTCAACAATGCTACTGAAGTCACAATGCTTATATTACTAGGCTTCACAGATGATTTCTACCTGCAAGTTTTCctatttttactatttcttgGCATCTATCTTTTTACTTTGATAGGAAATTTGGGACTGGTTGTGTTGGTCATTGAGGATTCCAGGCTCCACAACCCCATGTACTACTTTCTGAGTGTCTTATCATTCTTGGATGCCTGCTATTCCACTGTTGTCACCCCAAATATGTTGGTCAATTTCCTGGCAAAGAAAAAATCCATTTCACTTTTTGGATGTGAAACACAGATGTTTCTCTTTGTTACTTTTGGAACTACAGAATGCTTTCTCTTGGCTGCAATGGCTTAtgatcgctatgtggccatctaCAACCCACTTCTGTATTCAGTGAGCATGTCACCCAGGGTCTATGTGCCACTCATCATTGCTTCCTATGTTGGTGGCCTTTCCCACGCTACTATACACACAGTGGCCACTTTCCGCTTGTCCTTCTGTGGGTCCAATGAAATCAGACATGTTTTCTGTGATATCCCTCCTCTCCTTGCTATTTCTTGTTCTGATACTCACACCAACCAGCTTCTCCTCTTCTACTTTGTGGGCTCTATTGAGATAGTCACCATCCTGATTGTCCTGGTCTCCTATGGCTTCATCCTGTTGGCCATTCTGAAGATGCATTCTGCCGAAGGGAGGAGGAAAGTGTTCTCTACCTGTGGCTCCCACCTGACTGGAGTGTCCATTTATCATGGGACCATCCTCTTCATGTATGTGAGACCCAGTTCCAGCTATGCTTTAGATCATGATATGATAGTGTCAACATTTTACACCATTGTGATTCCCATGCTGAATCCCATTATATACAGCTTGAGAAACAAAGATGTAAAAGAGGCAgtgaaaaaattatttgagagaaatttgttcaaaaataaagtgcattttaaaaaatga
- the LOC101975482 gene encoding olfactory receptor 5T18 produces the protein MKNVTEVNAFVLKGFTDNKEVQIILFVLFLAVYIFTVTGNLGLIVLVIMDSRLHNPMYYFLSVLSSVDASYSTDVIPNMLANFISKSKMISFYGCATQSFLAVAFGTTECFLLAAMAYDRYVAIYNPLLYSVSMSPRVYVPLIIASCVGGILHAILHTVATFSLSFCGSNVIRHIFCDIPPLLAISCSDTHINELLLFLFVSSIEIVTILIVLVSYGFILLAILKMHSAEGRRKVFSTCGSHLTGVSIYHGTILFMYMRPSSSYALEHDMIVSVFYSTVIPMLNPVIYSLRNKDVIEAMKKLFKKISVWMK, from the coding sequence atgaagaatgtcactgaagTTAATGCATTTGTACTCAAGGGATTCACAGACAATAAAGAAGTGCAGATAATTCTTTTTGTACTATTTTTAGCTGTTTACATTTTTACTGTCACAGGAAATTTGGGACTTATTGTATTGGTGATCATGGATTCCAGGCTCCACAATCCCATGTACTATTTTCTGAGTGTGCTGTCTTCTGTGGATGCTTCCTATTCCACAGATGTTATCCCAAATATGTTAGCAAATTTCAtatcaaaaagtaaaatgatttcaTTCTATGGATGTGCAACACAGTCATTTCTTGCTGTCGCTTTTGGAACCACAGAATGCTTTCTCTTGGCTGCAATGGCATATGATCGCTATGTAGCCATATACAACCCACTTCTGTATTCAGTGAGCATGTCACCCAGGGTCTATGTGCCACTCATCATTGCTTCCTGTGTTGGAGGAATTCTTCATGCCATCTTACATACAGTGGCCACTTTTAGCCTGTCCTTCTGTGGATCCAATGTAATCAGACACATATTCTGTGACATCCCTCCTCTACTTGCTATTTCTTGTTCTGACACTCACATAAATGAGCTTCTGCTCTTCCTCTTTGTGAGCTCCATTGAGATAGTCACCATCCTGATTGTCCTGGTCTCCTATGGCTTCATCCTGTTGGCTATTCTGAAGATGCATTCTgctgagggaaggaggaaagtgTTCTCTACCTGTGGCTCCCACCTGACTGGAGTGTCCATTTATCATGGGACCATTCTCTTCATGTATATGAGACCAAGTTCCAGCTATGCTCTGGAGCATGACATGATAGTGTCAGTATTTTACAGCACTGTTATCCCTATGCTGAATCCCGTCATCTATAGTTTGAGAAACAAAGATGTAATAGAGGcaatgaaaaaactttttaaaaaaataagtgtatggatgaaataa
- the LOC144376742 gene encoding olfactory receptor 8H1-like: protein MSRWNNTNVPDFILMGLTDSGEIRVVLFMLFLLIYLITVLGNVGMILLICLDHQLHTPMYFFLTQLSFLDLSYSTVITPKTLENLLTSTRNISFMGCFAQMYFFIVLGATECFLLSSMAYDRYVAICRPLHYPVIMSTRLCCALLFGSYLIGFMDSSVTLFFMSRLHFCDSNVIHHFFCDTPPVLSLSCTDIYDTQTIIFIFAGCTLMVSLITISVSYVSILYTILKINSTSGKQKAFSTCASHLLGVTIFYGTLIFTYLKPNKSYSLGKDQVASVLYTIVIPMLNPLIYSLRNKEVKNALIRIIQKREGSRQ from the coding sequence ATGAGCAGATGGAATAACACAAATGTGCCTGACTTCATCCTCATGGGACTGACAGATTCTGGAGAGATCCGTGTAGTCCTCTTCATGCTATTTCTCTTGATATACCTGATTACTGTGCTGGGGAATGTAGGCATGATATTGCTCATTTGCCTGGATCACCAGCTTCACACTCCCATGTATTTTTTCCTCACTCAGTTGTCATTCCTTGACCTCAGTTACTCCACTGTCATCACCCCTAAAACCTTAGAGAATTTACTGACCTCCACCAGGAATATCTCATTCATGGGCTGCTTTGCTCAGATGTACTTCTTTATCGTCTTGGGTGCTACTGAATGTTTCCTTCTCTCCTCAATGGCCTATGATCGCTATGTAGCTATCTGCCGTCCTCTACACTACCCAGTCATTATGTCCACAAGGCTCTGCTGTGCCCTGCTTTTTGGGTCCTATTTGATTGGCTTTATGGATTCCTCTGTCACTTTGTTTTTCATGAGCAGATTGCATTTCTGTGACTCCAATGTAATCCATCACTTTTTCTGTGATACCCCTCCAGTTTTATCCCTGTCCTGCACGGATATATATGATACTCAaaccataatatttatttttgccgGTTGCACACTAATGGTGTCCCTTATTACAATATCTGTGTCCTATGTATCCATTCTCTATACTATTCTGAAAATTAATTCCACTTCAGGAAAGCAGAaagccttctctacctgtgcCTCCCATCTCCTGGGAGTCACCATCTTTTATGGTACtttgatttttacttatttaaaaccAAATAAGTCCTATTCCTTGGGAAAGGATCAAGTGGCTTCTGTTTTATATACTATTGTGATTCCCATGCTGAATCCACTAATCTATAGTCTTAGAAACAAAGAGGTGAAAAATGCTCTTATTAGAATCATTCAGAAGAGAGAGGGCTCCAGGCAATGA
- the LOC101976888 gene encoding olfactory receptor 8I2: MAGNNFAEVSLFVLSRFADHPELNVSLFLIFLFIYLFTDLGNLGLIVLIRTDPQLHTPMYFFLSNLAFIDIFYSSTVTPKALVNFQSKQKSISFLGCFVQMYFFVGLVCSECFLLGSMAYDRYVAICNPLLYVVVISQKVCIGLGAMPYAFGFTNSLISVCMISSLDFCESSISHFFCDTTSLLALSCRDAFGMELVIFILAGFTLLSSLLIITVTYISIISAILRIQSAAGRWKAFSTCASHLTGVTIFYGSLMFTYLQPDNTSSLTQAQVASVFYTIVIPMLNPLIYSLRNKDVKNAILRVLHGRLFPQQILRAAV, translated from the coding sequence ATGGCTGGGAACAATTTCGCTGAGGTGTCTCTCTTTGTACTCTCTAGATTTGCAGATCACCCTGAATTAAACGTCAgtcttttcttaatatttctcttcatttatcTATTCACTGACTTGGGTAACCTTGGACTCATTGTGCTAATCAGAACTGACCCTCAGCTGCACACACCTATGTACTTCTTCCTTAGCAATCTAGCATTCATTGACATATTTTATTCCTCTACTGTAACACCCAAGGCACTGGTAAATTTCCAATCCAAACAGAAATCCATCTCCTTTCTCGGTTGCTttgttcaaatgtatttttttgttggtttggtgTGCAGTGAATGTTTTCTTCTTGGATCGATGGCTTATGATCGTTATGTAGCTATCTGCAATCCTTTATTGTATGTGGTAGTCATATCCCAGAAAGTGTGCATCGGGCTAGGAGCAATGCCCTATGCCTTTGGTTTCACAAACTCACTGATATCTGTCTGCATGATCAGCAGTTTGGACTTCTGTGAATCCAGCATCAGtcactttttctgtgacaccACTTCTCTTTTGGCGCTGTCCTGCAGAGATGCATTTGGCATGGaattggtgatttttattttagcagGATTCACTCTTCTTAGTTCGCTCCTCATCATTACAGTGACTTATATCAGCATCATCTCAGCCATCCTGAGGATACAGTCTGCAGCAGGCAGgtggaaggccttctccacctgtgcctcTCACCTCACAGGTGTAACTATCTTCTATGGGTCCCTGATGTTCACATATTTGCAGCCTGACAACACATCATCCCTGACGCAGGCACAGGTGGCATCTGTGTTCTACACTATTGTCATTCCAATGCTGAATCCTTTGATCTATAGTCTGAGGaacaaagatgtgaaaaatgCCATCCTGAGGGTCCTGCATGGAAGACTTTTCCCTCAACAGATATTGCGTGCTGCAGTTTAA